One Pseudomonas abieticivorans genomic region harbors:
- a CDS encoding thiamine pyrophosphate-binding protein, whose translation MKLTGGQIVARALKAHGVQYVAGIPGYGSWAMVDALLAPGSEIPFIQVMQEQSSVHMADGYYRACGRPMAALLPTAVGVSKALGGLATAFADSTAVLVVSGGQLSHLPQPQCADTAHRGQYTARPCGVSKAQLQANAIDQLPSTLHRAFSTMLSGRPGPVSVEVPINVQVGTAQVRFDPPNTRMPSGRARAEKGQIERALQCLRRARRPLILAGGGVIASEASQELTALACALGAPVVTTCNGKGAIAEDHPLSAGPIGRLGSPCANQLLGTADVVLAVGSRLATTLQQGGDGGAVSALAHAQLIQVDVDADEIGRNHRVEVGISADARSVLADLAAGLTPACSRQIARDRKAYLKEVSGLIEQWEARLSLDRSDDALPFIVQRPLAELRQVLERDAIVVVGSGSVQAAVRQMFPVYLPRTHLCSGSFGSLGWAVPAAIGAKLAMPARQVVCIVGDGDFLQSMQEMAVCVMHTIPVVFLVFNNSGYVALRDAQSQVFGRHLGCEFNLPDGKPYSPEFAEIARHFGLQAWRVEHASQLAATLHKAVNSKGPALVEFITTRGNTGAVEQGNLHFPAPVYDQ comes from the coding sequence GTGAAGCTCACCGGCGGCCAGATCGTAGCAAGAGCCCTCAAGGCACATGGCGTGCAGTACGTCGCTGGCATCCCGGGTTACGGGTCTTGGGCGATGGTCGACGCCTTGCTGGCCCCTGGTAGCGAGATACCCTTTATCCAGGTGATGCAGGAGCAAAGCTCGGTGCACATGGCCGACGGTTACTACCGTGCGTGCGGGCGGCCGATGGCGGCGCTGCTGCCCACGGCGGTAGGTGTGTCCAAGGCCCTGGGCGGCTTGGCCACGGCGTTTGCAGACTCAACGGCGGTACTGGTGGTCAGCGGTGGGCAATTGTCGCACCTGCCGCAACCCCAGTGCGCCGACACCGCTCACCGAGGCCAGTACACCGCCCGGCCTTGTGGTGTCAGCAAGGCCCAACTGCAGGCCAATGCCATCGATCAATTGCCCAGCACCTTGCACCGTGCCTTCAGCACGATGCTCAGTGGGCGCCCGGGCCCTGTGAGTGTCGAGGTGCCGATTAACGTGCAGGTCGGTACTGCCCAGGTGCGTTTCGACCCGCCCAATACCCGTATGCCTTCAGGTCGCGCCCGCGCCGAAAAAGGCCAGATAGAGCGTGCCCTGCAGTGTTTGCGCCGAGCACGACGGCCCTTGATCCTGGCGGGTGGTGGCGTGATCGCTAGTGAAGCCTCGCAGGAACTCACAGCCTTGGCCTGCGCCCTTGGCGCGCCGGTGGTCACAACCTGCAACGGCAAGGGGGCTATCGCCGAGGACCACCCCTTGAGCGCCGGCCCGATCGGCCGGCTCGGCAGCCCTTGTGCCAATCAGTTGCTGGGCACGGCCGACGTGGTACTGGCGGTGGGCAGCCGGCTGGCCACCACCCTGCAGCAAGGCGGGGATGGCGGGGCCGTATCGGCATTGGCTCATGCCCAACTGATCCAGGTGGATGTGGACGCTGACGAGATCGGTCGCAACCACCGCGTCGAAGTGGGTATCAGCGCCGATGCACGCTCAGTGTTGGCGGACTTGGCCGCCGGGCTGACCCCTGCGTGTTCCCGCCAGATTGCACGTGACCGTAAGGCTTACCTGAAAGAAGTCAGTGGGCTGATCGAGCAATGGGAGGCTCGCCTGTCGCTGGATCGCAGCGACGACGCCTTGCCCTTTATCGTGCAGCGGCCATTGGCCGAGTTGCGCCAAGTGTTGGAGCGCGACGCCATCGTGGTGGTCGGTTCAGGCAGTGTCCAAGCCGCCGTGCGGCAAATGTTCCCGGTGTACCTGCCGCGCACCCACCTGTGCTCCGGTAGCTTCGGCTCACTGGGTTGGGCGGTACCGGCGGCCATCGGCGCGAAGCTGGCGATGCCGGCCCGCCAGGTGGTGTGCATCGTGGGTGATGGTGACTTCCTGCAGTCGATGCAGGAAATGGCCGTGTGCGTCATGCACACCATTCCCGTGGTGTTCCTGGTGTTCAACAACAGCGGCTACGTGGCGCTGCGCGATGCGCAGTCGCAGGTGTTTGGCCGCCACCTGGGCTGCGAATTCAACTTGCCGGATGGCAAACCCTATTCCCCGGAATTTGCCGAGATCGCCCGGCATTTCGGCCTGCAGGCCTGGCGCGTGGAGCATGCCTCGCAGCTGGCTGCCACCCTGCACAAGGCCGTCAACAGCAAAGGCCCGGCGCTGGTGGAGTTCATCACCACGCGCGGCAATACGGGCGCGGTCGAGCAGGGCAACCTGCACTTTCCGGCGCCCGTCTACGACCAGTAA
- a CDS encoding carbohydrate ABC transporter permease: MRSIIVSAIIVTPPDPAGRRAPKWYRLSPAALTITPTFILVAISVYGFIGWSTVISFTDSKYFPKYDFVGLAQYYRLWESDRWNTSVINLLLFSVGFALISLLLGLIIAIFLDQKVRAEGVLRMIYLYPMAISLIVTGIAWKWILNPGTGIEHLLKGWGFEGASFNWLVDPKMAVYTLVIAAVWQTAGFVMAIFLAGLRGVDGEIVKAAQLEGAGAFRIYTQIIIPMLRNSMFSAIVILVYQAVRSFDLVVALTNGGPGYSSDLPTTFMYNSTFLRGQMAQGSASAVMILLVVVAIVVPYLYGEFKREHTDNHH, translated from the coding sequence ATGAGGAGCATTATCGTGAGCGCAATAATCGTGACACCCCCCGACCCTGCGGGGCGCCGAGCCCCCAAGTGGTATCGCCTGAGCCCCGCGGCGCTGACGATCACGCCCACCTTTATCCTGGTGGCCATCAGCGTCTATGGCTTTATCGGTTGGTCGACGGTGATCTCTTTCACCGACTCCAAGTATTTCCCCAAGTATGACTTCGTTGGGTTGGCGCAGTACTACCGGCTGTGGGAGTCGGACCGCTGGAACACCTCGGTGATCAACCTGCTGTTGTTCTCGGTGGGCTTTGCGCTGATATCGCTGTTGCTGGGCTTGATCATCGCGATTTTTCTGGACCAGAAAGTGCGCGCCGAAGGCGTGCTGCGGATGATCTACCTGTACCCCATGGCCATATCGCTGATCGTCACCGGTATCGCCTGGAAGTGGATCTTGAACCCAGGCACCGGCATCGAGCACCTGCTCAAGGGCTGGGGTTTTGAAGGCGCCAGCTTCAATTGGTTGGTCGACCCGAAAATGGCCGTGTACACCCTGGTGATCGCGGCCGTGTGGCAAACGGCGGGCTTTGTCATGGCCATCTTCCTGGCCGGCCTGCGTGGGGTCGACGGCGAAATCGTCAAGGCCGCGCAGTTGGAAGGCGCCGGCGCGTTTCGCATCTACACCCAAATCATCATCCCCATGCTGCGCAACTCCATGTTCTCGGCGATCGTGATTCTGGTCTACCAGGCCGTGCGCTCGTTTGACCTGGTGGTGGCCCTGACCAATGGCGGCCCCGGTTACTCCAGCGACCTACCCACCACCTTTATGTACAACTCCACCTTCCTGCGCGGGCAAATGGCCCAAGGCTCGGCCAGTGCCGTGATGATCCTGTTGGTGGTGGTGGCCATTGTCGTGCCTTACCTGTATGGGGAGTTCAAACGTGAACACACTGACAACCATCACTGA
- a CDS encoding carbohydrate ABC transporter permease, which yields MRRHAFKWLRRLALYAALIGFAAFFLMPLLVMLFASFKDMDAIRQTSILAFPTSPTWQPWVDAWSSACVGTSCVGLRGFYWNTFVMVVPAVVISALVGAVNGYALSKFRFRGANLVYGLILFGTFAPYQVMLVPIAKMLALLGLSNGIGGLILLHTLYGLPMTTMFFRNYFMTVPQDLIKAAQVDGAGFWTTFALIILPMSTPMIVVTVIWQFTGIWNDFLFGVSFTSGASTPIMVALNNLVSSSAGERPYNIHMAGALLSALPTLVVYVLAGKYFVRGLMAGAVKG from the coding sequence ATACGCCGCCATGCCTTCAAATGGCTGCGCCGCCTGGCGTTGTATGCCGCGCTGATCGGTTTTGCCGCGTTCTTTCTCATGCCACTGTTGGTGATGCTGTTCGCCTCGTTCAAGGACATGGACGCCATCCGGCAGACCTCGATCCTGGCGTTCCCCACCAGCCCCACCTGGCAACCTTGGGTGGATGCCTGGTCCAGTGCCTGCGTGGGGACCAGTTGCGTGGGCCTGCGCGGTTTCTACTGGAACACGTTCGTGATGGTGGTGCCGGCGGTGGTGATTTCGGCACTGGTGGGCGCGGTGAACGGCTACGCCCTGTCCAAGTTCCGCTTTCGCGGCGCCAACCTGGTGTACGGGCTGATCCTGTTCGGCACCTTCGCTCCCTACCAGGTGATGCTGGTGCCCATCGCCAAGATGCTCGCACTGCTGGGCCTGTCCAACGGCATCGGTGGGCTGATCCTGTTGCACACGCTGTATGGCCTGCCGATGACGACGATGTTTTTCCGCAATTACTTCATGACGGTGCCGCAGGACTTGATCAAGGCCGCGCAAGTGGATGGCGCCGGTTTCTGGACGACCTTTGCGCTGATCATCTTGCCCATGTCCACGCCGATGATCGTGGTCACGGTGATCTGGCAGTTCACCGGCATCTGGAATGACTTCCTGTTCGGTGTCTCGTTCACCAGCGGGGCCAGCACGCCAATCATGGTGGCGTTAAACAACCTGGTCAGCTCCAGCGCGGGCGAGCGGCCTTACAACATCCACATGGCAGGTGCGCTGCTGTCGGCGCTGCCGACATTGGTGGTCTATGTCCTGGCGGGCAAATATTTCGTGCGTGGCCTGATGGCCGGCGCGGTCAAGGGGTAA
- a CDS encoding ABC transporter ATP-binding protein, producing MASLNIQNVEKHYGELKTLKGVNIDVDDGEFLVLLGPSGCGKSTLLSAIAGLAPVSSGQIIIDGVVVNDIESAERDIAMVFQSYALYPTMTVRRNLTFGMRVRGASRQQQDEAVKRVAAILQLDQLLDRKPSQLSGGQRQRVAMGRAMVRQPKIFLFDEPLSNLDAKLRTDMRAEIKKLHQREKTTTVYVTHDQIEAMTLATKIVVMMGGEVQQIGSPQTIYEHPANLFVARFIGSPAMNCLGGTLALEGAEAVFVGNSGLRVSLGPISAGYRAHVGQAVVLGVRPEWLAQSAQAEIQAVVDVVEPTGADNFVMLVAHGETLMARFAPGVGEPGQRIGLAVDLSKALLFDATTEQRIAR from the coding sequence ATGGCATCGCTCAATATTCAAAACGTGGAAAAACACTACGGTGAGTTGAAAACTCTCAAGGGCGTGAATATCGACGTCGATGACGGCGAATTCCTGGTGCTGCTCGGGCCATCGGGCTGTGGCAAGTCGACCTTGCTCAGCGCCATCGCGGGGCTTGCACCGGTCAGCAGTGGGCAGATCATCATCGACGGCGTGGTGGTCAATGACATCGAGTCGGCCGAGCGCGACATCGCCATGGTGTTTCAGAGTTATGCGCTGTACCCCACCATGACCGTGCGCCGCAACCTGACCTTCGGCATGCGCGTGCGCGGTGCGTCGCGCCAACAGCAGGACGAAGCGGTGAAGCGGGTGGCGGCGATCCTGCAACTGGATCAACTGCTCGACCGCAAGCCTTCGCAGCTCTCGGGCGGCCAGCGCCAGCGCGTGGCCATGGGCCGGGCAATGGTGCGCCAACCCAAGATATTCCTGTTCGACGAGCCCTTGTCCAACCTCGACGCCAAGCTACGCACCGACATGCGCGCCGAGATCAAAAAGCTGCACCAGCGCGAGAAGACCACCACCGTGTACGTCACCCACGACCAGATCGAAGCCATGACCTTGGCCACCAAGATCGTCGTGATGATGGGCGGTGAAGTGCAACAGATCGGCTCGCCGCAAACCATCTACGAACACCCGGCCAACCTGTTCGTGGCGCGCTTCATTGGCTCGCCGGCGATGAACTGCCTGGGCGGTACCTTGGCTCTGGAGGGGGCCGAGGCGGTGTTTGTCGGCAACAGCGGCCTGCGGGTCAGCCTGGGGCCGATCAGCGCCGGTTACCGCGCGCATGTCGGCCAGGCGGTGGTGCTGGGGGTGCGCCCCGAGTGGCTGGCGCAATCTGCGCAGGCCGAGATTCAGGCCGTGGTCGACGTGGTCGAGCCCACCGGTGCAGACAACTTCGTGATGCTCGTTGCCCATGGTGAAACCTTGATGGCGCGCTTTGCCCCAGGCGTCGGCGAACCCGGCCAGCGGATTGGCCTGGCGGTGGACCTGAGCAAAGCGCTGCTGTTCGACGCCACGACCGAGCAGCGCATCGCCCGCTGA